From the genome of Haloarcula taiwanensis:
CTCTGCAATCTGCTTTCGACCGCGCGGGTGATCGTCGCCGACAGCGAGGCAGACCTCCCGACCGCCAGGGACGGCCTGCTCGCGCTCGCTGGCCGGGACGCTTCCGGCCTCTCCGCGGGCGAGGTCCGCAGCGCCGCCGTCGAGAGCGCGTCCGAGAACCTCGCCGACGGGCTCGTCGCGTCGCTTGCCGCGTTCGTCCTGGGCGGGTTCGTCGCCGCGGGCCTCAGCCTGCCGGCGCTCCCGGTCGCCGCCGGCGCGGCGGCGTGGGTCAAGGCCGTCAACACGATGGACTCGATGCTGGGTTACCGCTCGAAACGCGTCGGTACGCCCGCGGCGCGCCTCGACGACGCCGTGATGTGGCTGCCGGCGCGGCTGAGCGCTCTCTTGCTCGCCGTCGCCTGCGGGTCGCCCCGGTCGGTGGCCCGCGCCCGGGCCTGGCTGGACGGCGTCCCCTCGCCGAACTCCGGGTGGCCGATGGGGACGGCCGCCGCGGCGCTCGACGTTCGACTCGAAAAGCCGGGCGTGTACGTGCTGAACCCCGCGGGGAAGCTCCCCGACGCGGCGACGGCCCAGCGGAGCGTGACCCGGGTCGGCGTCGCCGGGGCGGCGGCGTACCTGCTTTCCGGGCTGGGGGTGTACGCGTGGTTCTGACCGCGGTCCGGGGGGCGCTGGGGTTCCTCTCGCGGCTCCCGGTCGGGCACAGCGAGCGGGCCTGGGAGGCCTTCGTTGGGACGCCGGCAGCGTTCCCGCTGGCCGGCTACGTCGTCGGCGGCCTCGTCGCCGTTCCCTTCCTCGCTGCGGGTCTGCTTCCGGCCCCGGTCGTCGCCGCGGCGTACCTCGGGAGCGTCGTCCTCGTCACCGGCGTCAACCACGCCGACGGGCTCGCGGACCTGGGGGACGCCGCCGTCGTCCACGGCGACCCCGCCGAGCGCCGCGACGTGATGCGGGACACGACCGTCGGCGTCGGGGCCGTCCTCGCGCTGGGGACGGTCCTCGTCGCGCTGGCGCTGGCCGCGCTGGCAGTCGCCGGGCTCCCGCCGCTGGTCGCCGTCGCGCTGGTCCTCGCCGCCGAAGTGGGGGCGAAGCTCTCGATGGCGACGCTGGCCTGCGTCGGCCGCCCGAGCCACGAGGGGTTCGGGTCGACGGTCATCGACGGGAACGGCTCACGCCACCTCGTCGGCTCACTCGCCGTCGCGGTGCCGGCCGCCGTCGTCGCCGCTCCGGCGACCGCGGTCACGGTCCTCGCCGGCCCGCTGCTGGCGCTTGGCCTCTCGGGGTGGGCCGACCGCCGGCTGGGCGGCGTCGGCGGCGACGCCTTCGGCGCGACTAACGAACTCACGCGCGCCGTGGCGCTCCACGCTGGCGTCGCCGTGTGGTCGCTGTTCGGAACGCCGCTCGGCGGCTGGGAGGTGTTCGCGTGGACGCTCTCGTGATGTGTGGCGGGCGCGGGACGCGGCTGGCCACCGACGCCGAGAAGCCGCTCTTCCGCGTCGGCGGCGTCCCGATGGTCGACCGGGTCGTCGGCGCGCTCCGGGACAGCGCCGTCGACCGTATCGTCGCCGCGCCGTCGCCGAACGCGCCGAACACGCGGTCCCATCTGGACGTGCCCTGCATCGAGACGCCGGGCGAAGGGTACGTCGCGGACCTCGACGCGGCGCTGGCCGACGACCGGCTCTCGCGGCCGGTCCTGACCGTCGCCGCCGACCTGCCGCTGCTCAACGGCGAGGTCGTTGACCGCGTGCTCGACTCACACGAGGGGGGCTCGCTGACGGTCCTGGTCCCGGCCTCACTGAAACGCGGACTCGGCGTGAGCGACGACACGACGTTCGAAGACGGCGGCCGAGTAGTCGCGCCGACGGGCGTCAACGTCGTCGGCGACGGCCCCGACGACGCCTGGCTCACGCGGGACCGGCGCGTCGCGGTCAACGTCAACACGATCGCCGATGCCCGCGTCGCGGAACAGTGGCTGTGAATGGCGGCGAGATGGGCCACCCGCGGCGTCGTGTTGGCAAGCAAATATGACGGCGGGGAACATTGTGTGTGGTGATGGCCGACAACATCCGTGTACTCCACGTCGACGACGCACAGGGGTTCGCAGAGATGACGGCCGAGTATCTCGAACGGATCGCCGACGACCTGACGGTCGTGACGGCAACGAGCCCCGACGACGGTCTGGACCGTCTTGACGGGGGCATCGACTGCGTCGTCAGCGATTACGAGATGCCCGGACAGAACGGCCTAGAGCTTTTTGACGCCGTCCGGGACCGCTATCCCGACCTCCCGTTCATTCTCTTCACCGGGAAAGGGAACGAGGCCGTCGCCAGCGAGGCCATCACGGCGGGTGTCACGGACTACCTGCAGAAAGACGGGGGCACGGACCAGTACACGATTCTGGCGAACCGCGTCCGGACCGCCGTCGAGCGCCGACGCGCCCGCCGGGAGCGCGAGCGGAGCGAACGGCGGTTCGAGGCGGTCTTCGAGGACCCGCAGACGCTGGTCGGCGTCCTCAACCCCGACGGGACGGTCCGCAAGGCCAACCAGACAGCCCTAGAGGCGGTCGGCGCACCGCTTGAAGAGGTCGTCGGACAGCCCTTCTGGGAGCTGTCGTGGTGGCCCGAGGGCCACGCGGCCGAAGTCGAGGAGTGGGTCGAGCGCGCCGCCGACGGCGAATACGTCGAGGTCGACATCGACCACACCACCGCCGGGTCGGCGCAGTTCAGCTACCACGGCTACATCCGACCGGTCAGAGACGACGACGGCGACATCGTCTCACTCATCGCGTCCGGCCACGACGTGACGGAGAAACGAGAGCGCGCCGAAACCCTCGAACGGACGCGCGACCTGCTCGCACAGACCGAACAACTCGCGTCCGTCGGCGGCTGGGAAATCGACGTCTCCGACGGTCCGCCCTACGAGGGGAACCCGACCGAGGGGTTCTACCGCCTCCACGGCCTCGACCCCGACGAACACGTCCCCGTCGAGCAGACGGGGGAGTTGCTCCACCCGGCGGACCGCGAGCGCGTCGAGGATTCCCTGTCGACGCTGTTGACGGAGGGCGAGCCGTTCGACCTCGAAGCCAGAATCGTCACGCCGGATGGCGAGACGCGGTGGGTTCGCTCCATCGGCGTCCCCGTCGAGGAGGACGGCGAGTTCGACAAGTGCCACGGCGCAATAGTCGACATCACCGACCTGAAACGACAGGAAGCGGAGCTCGAACGGAAGGCGGACCTGCTCCGGCACGCCCAGCAGATCGCGGACGTGGGCGGGTGGGAACTCGACATCGCGGAGCCGCCCTACGAGGCGACGTGGACCGACCAGCTCTTCGAGATATTCGGGATACCGCCCCGGGACGCCGTGACGCCGGACGAGGTGCTCAGTTTCGTCCACCCGGACGACCACGACCGCGTCGCCGCCGAGACGGAACGGCTCATCGAGGAGGGCGAGGGCCTTACACAGGAGTACC
Proteins encoded in this window:
- a CDS encoding CobD/CbiB family cobalamin biosynthesis protein, yielding MLSALAVAVAGGLELAIGEPPTRVHPVAWFGRVVGTVDREWNHPLAVGGLAAALLPLGAAAVVGAAVALAASIGPLAAVALAGLALFLTTSLCNLLSTARVIVADSEADLPTARDGLLALAGRDASGLSAGEVRSAAVESASENLADGLVASLAAFVLGGFVAAGLSLPALPVAAGAAAWVKAVNTMDSMLGYRSKRVGTPAARLDDAVMWLPARLSALLLAVACGSPRSVARARAWLDGVPSPNSGWPMGTAAAALDVRLEKPGVYVLNPAGKLPDAATAQRSVTRVGVAGAAAYLLSGLGVYAWF
- a CDS encoding adenosylcobinamide-GDP ribazoletransferase — protein: MVLTAVRGALGFLSRLPVGHSERAWEAFVGTPAAFPLAGYVVGGLVAVPFLAAGLLPAPVVAAAYLGSVVLVTGVNHADGLADLGDAAVVHGDPAERRDVMRDTTVGVGAVLALGTVLVALALAALAVAGLPPLVAVALVLAAEVGAKLSMATLACVGRPSHEGFGSTVIDGNGSRHLVGSLAVAVPAAVVAAPATAVTVLAGPLLALGLSGWADRRLGGVGGDAFGATNELTRAVALHAGVAVWSLFGTPLGGWEVFAWTLS
- a CDS encoding cobalamin biosynthesis protein CobY, with protein sequence MCGGRGTRLATDAEKPLFRVGGVPMVDRVVGALRDSAVDRIVAAPSPNAPNTRSHLDVPCIETPGEGYVADLDAALADDRLSRPVLTVAADLPLLNGEVVDRVLDSHEGGSLTVLVPASLKRGLGVSDDTTFEDGGRVVAPTGVNVVGDGPDDAWLTRDRRVAVNVNTIADARVAEQWL